The sequence below is a genomic window from Phoenix dactylifera cultivar Barhee BC4 chromosome 8, palm_55x_up_171113_PBpolish2nd_filt_p, whole genome shotgun sequence.
CTTTAAAGAGCTGGAATAGAATTACAAGAGCAGCAATGCCCTCTTATTGCCGCATTAGCCTCGTGGAATGCCGTGCTGAAAGCGAACGAGCGAACGAGAGAGGCCAATTTAGAAGAGAAATTATTGCCTAAGCTTGCGATGCACGAGCAGAGGACGCAGGAGTCACGTTTTTTCGGTTAGATAAATTCTTGAGTGGTTAGAtcaggaaaaaaataaatatttattttaattttaagacTTTACAGATTAATGCCAATTTTTCAATACAGATGGATTAATGTTATCTTGGAATGCACTTGGTAGAGAAGTTAAGTGGcaagatatccttcaagacAAGGAGTCATCCTTCTGCTGTCGggcttctcaaaaaaaataaaccaaCCCTCAATAACCAACTAAAAAGCGACATTATCAACCATAGGCCTCGATATCTAGATGCTAGATCACGCTGTGCTCTCATCGATCACTAATCTAAGAGGCAATCGTCAGTGAATTATCCTCCACCAAATACGCTTAGCATCCAAGTCatagtatcaaaaaggaggtttCCCCGGCTTCCTTAAACTCAACATTCAACTCGAAATAGAGATTGGAGATGTGTGGCTCCTGTATGAATAATTATGCTCTAATGATCTCTAATGATGAATCAACTTCCAATGAAatttgtttagttgttaatgcaACATCTAAGATTGTTTTGATTACTTTCATGGAAGGACGAAGACAAGCAATAGACAAAAAAACAATGGAATGAGGGCCCCCGGTGCCTATGGCTTCTCCCGTGCGGAAATGACACCCAGTGCAGCTAGCAACCAAATTGAACGTATTAACCTGATCAGGTCCAAAATCGAAGTCAAAACCTTGTTAGGATCTGGGCATCAACCTCATACTTAAAAATCCAATAAACTGACTGACTTATTATGTAATATGATTTGGGATATGATCTGGGTTGGGTTCCGATATGGATGCAGCCGCACTGACCTGAAGCGCCGTGTCCCGTTCCAAACATGATTCCGTGTCGTCCCTTCCGACTCCTTCAACATAACACGTATGCCCGGCCCTCGCCAGGTGTCAATTAATGCCCCAACCGCCTCTCAGGCACCGCGCCAAACCGCTGCCCCACTCTTCTGGTTTCTTAAACCGTTCTgttcctcccccttctcccacaCTTCAATTTTCGTTCCAAACGCAGAGGAAATAGAACATCATTTATACTAGCTTCCACGAATCTTTTCGTAGATGGCTTCCCAGACAGGATGCTCCATGGAAGAAGAGCACGCGGAGAGAACAAACATGTCTCCAGAGGAGATCGGAAAGTACCGAGCCACTGCGCAGCAGAACTCCATCGACGCCATTCGGGCCGCGGAGGAGCGCTACCAGAAAGCCAAGCAGTCCGGCGCCTCAACTTACCTGGCCGCCAAGGGTACCGAGGCGAAGGGAACCGCAGCGAAGGACTATGTTGCGGAGAAGGGCCAGCAGGGCTACCACGCTGCCGTTCAGGGTACCCGTGCTGCTGCCGATGTCACTGCAGAGAAGGCCTCTGCTGCCAAGGATATTGCGATGGAGAAAGGCCGGCGGGGGTATGATGCAGCAAGGGATACTGCAGTCCACGCTGCAGTGAAGGCCAAGGATGTCACTGTGAATGCCGGTGAAAGTGCAGCCGATTATGCGAAGCAAGCTGCCGAGAAGGCCAGAGATATGACGATGAGCACCGGAAAGACTGCTGCGGATTATGCACAAGAGGCTGCAGTGAAAGCCAAAGATGCGGCCATGGACGCTAGAAAGCGTGCCGCAGATCATGCGCAGCAGGCAGCGGTGAAGACCGAAGACGAGACAGTAGAAACTGGAAAAAGTGCTGCGGATTATGCACAGAAGGCAGCAGCGAAGGCCAAAGATGCAACCGTGAGCACTGGTAAGAGTGCAGCAGACTATGCCCGAGAGAAGGGGATGGGAGCCAAGGATGCAACCGCCGGTGCAGGTCAGAAGGCTATGAAGTATGGTGGCCTAAAAGCAGGGGAGGCAAAGGAGGCAGCACAGGGTACAGGACAGAAAACCAAGGAGTTGGAAGAGCAGAAAGCAGATGAATCGAAGGAGACGGCCAAGGAGTCCACCCAGCAAGCCAAAGAATATGCTGAACCGAAATCTACCGAAGCAAAGGTATTGAAAAATGACTCATTACCTTCCATCAAAATATGGATTCTCTCTCCTGTATGGTGCTAGGGTTACAATCTTTTCATCAACTGCATTGCTTATCTTATGAATTTGGATGTATCTGAATTCTTTTTGTGCAGAAAAAGCTCAGGGAACAGACACAGGAGGCACAGGAGAAACTTCAGAATCTCTCACTcagtggagaggaagaggctgGTGGGGATGGAGGCTCCGAAGAACCTGATGAACAAAAGAAGCAAGGGAAGATGGAGCACGAGCACAGGGAAAAACGAGAGAGCCGAGAGGCTCCAGTGCAGCAAACAGAACTGGTAGTGGAAGAGAAGAGTGCAGGCACCACTGCTGTCGGAAACTTGTGTGAAGCTGTGGGTGCAGCTGTAATTGGAGCAGCGCGGTCTGCCAAGGAGCTGGTTATGGGAAGACAGCCGGAGGAGAGGTAAGAGTGAACAAATGCGAATGCATGAAGCAACAGTTAGTTTGAACtctgaagctttccttgtaaagTTTGGTGTCTTATAATAATGTAAATAGAACGGGGATGAACGTGTAGATGAAATTGCTTTCGCAGTTAGCACATTGTGGCCATCTTTACAAAACAGCTTCTGCTAATGGTTTTGACCTTGGCTTTGGCTTGGATTCTGGCTCTGCTTATGGAGGGAACGAGCTTTATCTTTTAGCTCCTGGAATGCTCGCATTGTTTCGACATCAAAACCACCTGCAAACTGTAAATGCCCAATAGAGAATTATTTAGAAACAGGTCATATCAAAAGTATGATGGCCATTCTCAGTAGAGATTCCAATTGAGCGCAAATACCTGGTGCACTCTGAAGGCAAATCTAACACCCTGCAGCATGAGTTCCTCTTCTTCAGGACCACCTGCCATGGTCTCAAGCTCAGAAGAGACTCTTCT
It includes:
- the LOC103703003 gene encoding embryonic protein DC-8, with the protein product MASQTGCSMEEEHAERTNMSPEEIGKYRATAQQNSIDAIRAAEERYQKAKQSGASTYLAAKGTEAKGTAAKDYVAEKGQQGYHAAVQGTRAAADVTAEKASAAKDIAMEKGRRGYDAARDTAVHAAVKAKDVTVNAGESAADYAKQAAEKARDMTMSTGKTAADYAQEAAVKAKDAAMDARKRAADHAQQAAVKTEDETVETGKSAADYAQKAAAKAKDATVSTGKSAADYAREKGMGAKDATAGAGQKAMKYGGLKAGEAKEAAQGTGQKTKELEEQKADESKETAKESTQQAKEYAEPKSTEAKKKLREQTQEAQEKLQNLSLSGEEEAGGDGGSEEPDEQKKQGKMEHEHREKRESREAPVQQTELVVEEKSAGTTAVGNLCEAVGAAVIGAARSAKELVMGRQPEER